TGTGGTCGGTGATACgaatacaaaattaattaaatattttatttcaaccaaaaacacggcttttgccgtattatccAATTAATTAAATACCTTTGAGATTTTATTGGATATTGGCAGTGAGAATCgatagataaaataaaacttcttcTTTGGGACAAAATATAAAGcgtgtaaaaatgaaatgaacaaaGATGTTACAATAATTGCTTCTGTTGAGTGAACATTTAAAAACATCTTTAAAGTCGTATAGTTTCGTTACTAATCTGCCATAGGTACTTTAAATTGCAGGGAGTAGATTAACTCCTCATTTTATGagcaaaataggaaaaaagcttttgttttgatttaaaatgaatattgatgaaaatgaaacaaaaaaactatgtTTGTTGCATGTTGCCATCAGACTTCCAACTTTACTGGCATAGGACTCCCTATGGAGACCTAACAAACTATGGACAGATCGACAGATTCGAGTATCTCTTTATCGTACTAATTTTGGACAGTATGATCCATTTATTATGTTGTACACCTCCTTCAACCAAATGTGTAAGAGTAGAGAAATTAATATACATCATGCCTTGTGTGCTGAAACGATTCAAATGTGCCAAAATcagcaaataaatattaaagaaaTAAGATTATCCTACCTATATCCAACGACGACGTACGAAAAGGCCACATATTTAAAGCAATTTCTgcaaaaaattattattaggGCACAGCAAATATACTACAAATATCAAAAGAAtaacaaattacaaaacatttgaaataaaattctacGCCTAACCTTGATTAGGTTGCCGGTAATCTTCATTCTGCCACAACAAACGTTCCACAGATGCAGACAAAAGAAGAGGTTGTCTATTGCAAAAGTTGGCTAATTGCTAACTCCCTAGAGACAACCATTCCGCCCTTTGCTGTTCTGTCCTTCCGTCGAAGGGATTTTCGTACATCCGAAACATGATGTCAAAAATAATTATACGATTGAAGCATATGCACTGCCGCAAACATCCAATGACCCACGGAGATGCCCCAATGTCTGAGCATTTGAAACGATAATGATTTTATAATATTCATAATAATGGGTGACGGTTTTCAAACCCAAGATGACGAGCAAAgtgcaaaacgaaaacgaaagtcggacgttttgttttttttttctgcgcatgttcctttgcttccctttttggCGCTTTTGGTTTATTTATCTTGCTGGTTAGACGGAAAACGCTTCAAGGGGTTATGCGTTCTTGGAGGATCTAAAATAAGGTCTTTGAGGATGCGCTTCGAGTGACAgaggggttatttttttttcgggatgTTGTGCAGCCGTTTGAAACCTTGGGCAGATAAAGCGAGCCTAtgatttttgcttcatttttgaCTGATCAAATGCACACAACTTGCAGTGGCTGCCGTGGTCTCGGTAAGGTTAATTCACAAGAGTCGTAAGAGCAAACGGCACACACTAAGAAGAGCGATGGTTTGCAATTGCATCACAGTTCGGGCGCACATTATTTTGTCAGTGCTGCTGTAAAAAGCAAACAGCCGGAACCGATAGCCGGTGCCTGTGATTGGCTTCAGCGCAAAAGGGATTATTCGGCCACGGAAGCAGAAGGACAAACTTttgctcacaaacacacacacactcggggggaagtaaaaaaaaacgccactgCGAATGTAATAATTAAAGTGTCGTCTTCGTCGAAATAAAACTTATCCCATTTCAAAAACCCTCAAGGCCACCACCTGTCTCGCTGTGCACCGCACCATTCGGTGGGACGCAGGATGCCGAAAAGTTTTCGGCAAAATTGcagcaaaattttaatttcatgctTGTTGACTGCACATGCTGCTACCGTTTCGCCGGGCAGTGGGAAACCCGGGCAGGGAAGGCAGCGGTGCACGCAAAACTTGCACCCTTTGGAACCAGGAGCGCAAATGAACATGCATAAATTTCTTCTGTTGCAGAAAGTGATAAGATTAATTTCTTCACCCGTCACACGGCCAAAACCCCCCGTCCGAACGTTTTCCCACCACCCATTCGTTGGGGATGAGTTCTTGCGCTCTACTAGCTCTCCAGGGAGAAACGATCCTCATTTGATCAGATTGGGAaatgagaaattaaaaaagggataaattTAAAGCTATCTGTTTGTTCGGTAAAGTTTTGCAAGATATTGTGCCATTTGCTAGCACCTTTTCCTGTTGTTTACCGTAGCTGCTTCATTCCCATGGCTCCGTTGcacgataaaacaaaacaacgcacacaGCACAAGGGAAATTTTCGAAATTGTCACTATTGCTGATGGTCgttaaaactattttatgaTAGCGTTCGGTTGGAACCGTTTACTCGATGTTTTCGGCAAACGGTCCCACGACCTGTCAATTGCGGTCACACGGATGACGGACCAACCGGGCGTCCATTTGGTTCGTGGAAATCTCGCATTTAATTACCACGAACGCTTCGTAGCGTTACTTCATAACATATCGGAATAGCCTTCCGATTGACCAATCGATCCATTAGAAAAGACGGTAAGCCGAACCGGGCGTTTATCTGGTGGATTTCCCAGCAGCCAGCCAGCCGGCGTTTCAGTCATCGCTAACCCTATCGTCCGTATCCATCTTCGACCGTTTTTCGGCACAGATCATCTGATGTATTGAAGGCTTTGAatggttatgttttattttttactaccATCTTGCGATCGCCGCAAACAAATGGCCGGCCGGTCGGGATAGGAAATTGtagcttaattttatttttcgctgaAAACCTTTCCAGCCCTTGCGCGTACTAGCGGCTGGACGGTATGATGAACCGCTGGACAATTTTCAGTGGTTGAACCTCGTCCGGCCGCTGGCCGGCCGGTAATATTAGATACCAATAAAAATCGCATCGATGTTTCGATAATCTCGTCAAATCGAAGCTTCAAACGGGCGATAGTTCCTCAAAATAATTAAGTTCCTTTCCGGAGAGTTATACCCGGTTCGTTGGTCGTTTTCATTCGTACGTTCCCAGCGATCGCGTCGTGTCTGCGAGTGTTCCTTATACGGTGGGAACAGAGCTTACTCAAACGGAGTCGTTTTGATTGACGATtgccgacacacacacacacacacacacgtatcgCGGACGTGTCATTGTCGATCCCACCGTCCGGGAGGAGGgagtttgttggttttgaataTATTAGCTAATAAATTTcgtcaagcgacgaacctttttCTTTGACGATCTCTTCATACTGTTCCTGTCCCGCCCAAACCATCCCCCATGGTTTGGGGTAACAGAAACAGAAAGCGATACCCAAGCGACCCCGGCGACACTTCGTTGAAGTACTTTTTTGATATTCTTCAAAcgtttccattaaaaaaaaagagcgcGTCAAACGCTTCCACAGCTCCCAATGCCGCCGACGTGCCGCTGCCGGGCTGTGACTGGAATGGTGGATTCAATAAATTTCCCGTttataagaaaaaatcataaaaactGGACGTTTCTGACTACAAATGGAACGCCCCAAACCGACCGATAGTGCGAGCGAAATGTTGTGCGCCTGAGTGACAAATGTGACCTTCAGTGTTGGACTGCGACTGAAGAAGATTGGATCGCCCATTGGTAGGGGATGCGGGAGTGCGGAAGCATTCGGCGGTACGGTGCACCGTTTGTTCTAATGGTGTGAACATAGGCAATTTAGAATTCACATTCACATCGGTCGAATtttgttgtgtcgttttgtgttattttatcGCCCGTTTTACTCACGGCAAACGGACACACACGGCCGATGGAAGTACCATTTATGGGAATTGTCACTGAGAGGGGGCCCCTCGTTTTTATCGCGTGAATAATgtgaagaacgaaaaaaaaacacctcccaCCAAAACCATTTTACTACCcaatttgatttattgattCGTAACCAATCATTTGCGATCATGTTGTGCATGATTTGTCTGTTCGCTTGTTGCTTACTGCTAGTTTCACCCTGTACCGCTTCTACGGATTATCTTCCCTAATCATATCGGCTGCCTTTTCGCCAATCAGATAACTCATTGCACACGTATGAGCTGACGGGGGTTCTGGTATGATGCCCGCGTCCACTACACGCAGCCGCCGAATTCCACGAACGCGCAACCGAGGATCGACGACGGCGTCCGGATCGCCTACCGGTCCCATCCGACTGGTGGCCACTTGATGCTGGAATGTGGTCGTTAAGATGCGCACATGGCAACGCCAGTAGTCGTCTGTGTTGAAGGCGAGATGCTGGCAGCCGGGAACTGGTCGATTGTACAGCTCAATCCCCAAGCGCTGCATCGGTTCCGACTGTGCGATCCTCAACACCTCCTTGATCGAGTACACCAACGCCTCCACGTCACGTTCGTCCTCGAAGTATTGGTACTGGAACAGGGGATGGTGGAAGGGATTGCGTGACTTCAACTCCACCCTGCCAACCGTGTGTGGCTTCAGCAGCATCGGCAAAAACATAAAGTTACGCACCCCAATCAGAGGGTCGTAGTAATCGCGTACGAGCGCCTCAGGCAAACGGTACGCAATGCGTGTCGCGATCGAGGAATCGAAGCTCATCGAGACGAACGATTGCATAACCTCCACGTCCGGCATTCCCGGGTCAGGATCAGCAGCGTAGGGAGACTTCACGTACAGCAAACTTTCGATGGAGTTCGACGTCAGTGGTCCTTCTCCGTTGCGGAAGCGAAGTATCTCGTCCACCGTAAGAACCTGCTCCAGGCTAAGCAGATTCTGCTCATTGCGAGATCCATTGCGCATTATAAACACTGGTCCAAACACACCGCCATGTTCGTAGACACGGCGACCCACCGGGAGATCCTGCACGACGCGAATTCCATGCCGTTTCAATTCGGCCGTTGGACCAATACCAGAGTTCATCAGAAGTTTCGGTGTTTCGAACGCTCCAGCTGATAGGATGACCTCCTTTCTCGCTCGTACCGTGTGCCATCGCTTGTTCTTGGTAAACCTGATTCCGCTTGCCTCCCTGTTGTCTGGAGAAATACAAGAAACAAATGATCATCGTAACCTTCAGTGCTCCAGAAGTAACTTCccgtagcttttttttttcgtttaattataGACGCTTCGAGTGCCTGAAACTACATTCGCCTCTCACTTCCCGTAGTGGTTTACCTTCCTTGAAGAGAATTTCCGTCGCCCAAGATCGTGTCGATATGTGCAGATTTGGTCGATGACGAATGTCCTTCAGATAGGCCGTACCTGCCGTCACCCGGTGGCCCCGCTTTGAGTGCGCCTGCAGATACGACACCCCCAGCGTATCTCCTGCGTTGTAGTCCAAGTACGGGTAG
This Anopheles marshallii chromosome 3, idAnoMarsDA_429_01, whole genome shotgun sequence DNA region includes the following protein-coding sequences:
- the LOC128710789 gene encoding glucose dehydrogenase [FAD, quinone]-like translates to MVLRWIIVLWCGSWAAYGFLDNRVLSSLTEMISEMKDIDYGNPQLRKVYDYVIVGAGPAGCVLANRLSEDPSVSVLILELGRGERPAFAEPPMLGPMLMGSDYSFGYETARQKYGCLGLTDQKCSWTHGRGVGGSSIINNIIYTRGNRRDFDKWARAGMEGWSWEEVLPYYRKIERANIKDFDQNGAHGKTGRVSVEDCPFRSEVANAFVAGAAETGYPYLDYNAGDTLGVSYLQAHSKRGHRVTAGTAYLKDIRHRPNLHISTRSWATEILFKEDNREASGIRFTKNKRWHTVRARKEVILSAGAFETPKLLMNSGIGPTAELKRHGIRVVQDLPVGRRVYEHGGVFGPVFIMRNGSRNEQNLLSLEQVLTVDEILRFRNGEGPLTSNSIESLLYVKSPYAADPDPGMPDVEVMQSFVSMSFDSSIATRIAYRLPEALVRDYYDPLIGVRNFMFLPMLLKPHTVGRVELKSRNPFHHPLFQYQYFEDERDVEALVYSIKEVLRIAQSEPMQRLGIELYNRPVPGCQHLAFNTDDYWRCHVRILTTTFQHQVATSRMGPVGDPDAVVDPRLRVRGIRRLRVVDAGIIPEPPSAHTCAMSYLIGEKAADMIREDNP